A window of Synechococcus sp. UW179A contains these coding sequences:
- a CDS encoding AI-2E family transporter — MTSWPAWIRWGLVLPLLTLNLFVIRQLLLPLAPFPGLFLTAALIAFLLDIPCRWLTGRGMRRWVAIVFVTLGTIGALVFAALTLVPLLIEQLGQLINALPGLLLAAQEWVNRLQEWASMRGLPTEFGDLSSDLLSRASTVASQLSQSLLSILGATLGTTINTLIVLVLAVFFLIGSDSITKGLARWLPDQWRGLVTSTLVRTFRGYFGGQVILALILTLGQIVVFTLLEIPYGVLFAVLIGFTTLIPYASALTIVAVSGLLAFQNPSAGLETLVAAIVVGQIVDQVIQPRLMGSIVGLQPAWLLIALPLGAKAGDLYGLGDLLGLLLAVPVASCLKTFVDAWAENQGIHAVVSDVSAGPE, encoded by the coding sequence GCCTGGATTCGCTGGGGTTTGGTGCTGCCGTTGCTGACCCTCAACCTGTTCGTGATCCGTCAGCTTCTCTTGCCGTTGGCTCCGTTCCCGGGCCTGTTTCTCACCGCGGCGTTGATTGCATTCCTGCTGGATATTCCCTGTCGCTGGCTCACCGGTCGAGGGATGCGCCGCTGGGTGGCGATCGTGTTCGTCACTCTCGGCACGATCGGGGCACTGGTCTTCGCTGCGCTGACCCTAGTGCCGCTGCTGATTGAGCAGCTTGGTCAGTTGATCAATGCTCTGCCCGGACTGCTCCTGGCGGCTCAGGAGTGGGTCAACCGTCTTCAGGAGTGGGCATCAATGCGTGGACTGCCTACTGAGTTTGGAGACCTCAGCAGTGATCTGCTCTCCCGTGCAAGCACTGTGGCCAGTCAGCTCAGTCAGAGCTTGCTGAGCATCCTTGGGGCCACACTCGGCACCACGATCAACACGTTGATCGTGCTTGTTTTGGCAGTGTTCTTCTTGATCGGAAGCGACTCGATCACGAAGGGCCTGGCTCGCTGGCTGCCTGATCAATGGCGTGGGTTGGTGACCAGCACCCTGGTTCGCACCTTCCGTGGTTACTTCGGCGGTCAAGTGATCCTGGCGCTGATCCTGACGCTGGGTCAGATCGTGGTCTTCACCCTTCTTGAGATCCCCTATGGAGTGCTGTTTGCAGTACTGATCGGTTTCACAACCCTGATCCCCTATGCCAGCGCTTTGACCATCGTCGCTGTGAGCGGCTTACTCGCTTTTCAGAATCCAAGTGCAGGCCTCGAGACTCTGGTGGCCGCGATCGTGGTGGGTCAGATCGTCGATCAGGTCATTCAGCCGCGTCTGATGGGAAGCATCGTGGGGCTGCAGCCAGCCTGGCTGCTGATTGCCTTGCCCCTGGGAGCGAAGGCCGGAGACCTTTACGGCCTCGGAGATCTGTTGGGTCTGCTTCTGGCAGTGCCTGTCGCCAGCTGCCTCAAGACGTTTGTGGATGCCTGGGCAGAGAATCAGGGCATCCACGCGGTCGTCAGTGACGTCAGTGCTGGGCCGGAATGA